In Bordetella holmesii ATCC 51541, the following proteins share a genomic window:
- a CDS encoding putative permease domain protein, which yields MILALMFMGLRAATPRTAAALSGMAQCLGYLLVASGPLLAGKAYAWSHSWTQPLGIGVVLCVAMAGFGALAGRARLLGDGVLPSAQKR from the coding sequence TTGATTCTGGCGTTGATGTTCATGGGGCTGCGAGCGGCCACTCCACGCACGGCCGCCGCGTTATCCGGCATGGCACAGTGCTTGGGCTATCTGCTGGTAGCCAGCGGGCCGCTTCTGGCAGGTAAGGCGTATGCATGGTCGCACAGTTGGACCCAGCCTCTGGGTATCGGGGTCGTACTGTGCGTGGCCATGGCAGGTTTCGGGGCGTTGGCCGGGCGGGCGCGCTTGCTCGGCGATGGTGTTTTGCCTTCAGCACAAAAAAGATAA
- a CDS encoding bacterial regulatory helix-turn-helix s, AraC family protein — MQLAGGSLRFLRAERMPEALSPGWKLVLLLEGRLRYRVGGGRVTTVCGPAVHHSLCREPWSMEHEFDSQSQLRFVSVRLPLDALACSCGLDGDELAYRLGAGTDAYAESNRAAPPGLMALARQMLDCPVPDALRELYLSAKASELAALSLAALLPRPASSGLSPADCERLHQARDQLLAHLQQPPSLPALAAAVGINVNKLTSGFRRLFGQSVYAFVRQARMAQAHALLAEGRLTVSQAAYACGYTDSHFSKVFHLHYGVLPRDVAR, encoded by the coding sequence ATGCAGTTGGCGGGCGGGTCGCTGCGTTTTCTGCGTGCCGAACGCATGCCCGAAGCGCTTTCGCCAGGCTGGAAGTTGGTGCTGTTGCTGGAAGGGCGACTGCGCTACCGGGTGGGAGGTGGGCGCGTGACAACGGTGTGCGGCCCGGCCGTGCATCACAGTCTGTGTCGCGAGCCCTGGTCCATGGAGCATGAGTTCGACAGCCAATCTCAGCTGCGCTTTGTATCTGTGCGCTTGCCCCTTGATGCGTTGGCGTGCAGTTGCGGCCTCGATGGCGATGAGCTGGCGTATCGTCTCGGGGCGGGGACTGATGCCTATGCCGAATCTAATCGGGCTGCCCCTCCTGGTCTGATGGCGCTGGCGCGCCAGATGCTGGATTGTCCGGTACCCGATGCGCTGCGAGAACTTTATCTCTCCGCCAAGGCGAGTGAACTGGCCGCGTTATCCCTGGCGGCCTTGCTGCCGCGCCCGGCGTCCAGCGGCCTTTCTCCTGCCGACTGCGAGCGCTTGCATCAGGCGCGCGATCAGCTGTTGGCCCATCTGCAGCAACCGCCCAGCCTGCCCGCGCTGGCTGCGGCCGTCGGCATTAACGTCAACAAGCTCACCAGCGGATTTCGACGCTTGTTCGGACAGAGCGTGTACGCCTTTGTGCGGCAGGCGCGTATGGCGCAGGCGCATGCGCTGTTGGCCGAGGGCCGGCTGACGGTCAGCCAGGCCGCGTATGCGTGTGGTTATACCGATTCGCATTTCAGCAAGGTTTTCCATCTCCATTACGGGGTCTTGCCGCGCGACGTGGCACGGTAA
- a CDS encoding major Facilitator Superfamily protein → MGLPWVLKFLWASQVDNRWSPAWGRRRSWILPMQLLALGCLLILAMVGTDDAALGILLLGLASLASATQDIATDGLTAEHFSSDDLARANAIQVGGTMVGFFLGGPGCLTLGAYVGSRGAVLGLAGLVGFSLLMVSLWREPPVKLARQDRACLRGFLRRPGAWPLVWAAGLSAMAVAAPYGLAKLMLVDAGWAPEAIGRLGLAGGAVTLLLGCGGGAWLAERIGPRNALGLGLLASAAAATAWIALAAGEPGPLGAFLAQALASFGAGAASVGLMTLAMRFAQDGRQAGTDMTAVQSARDLGEVMASAGMTALAAQLGYSVSFGVSLGGALLVLILLLLTFTPGRAKPVA, encoded by the coding sequence GTGGGGCTGCCCTGGGTGCTCAAGTTTCTTTGGGCATCGCAGGTTGACAACCGGTGGTCGCCTGCGTGGGGGCGGCGGCGCAGTTGGATATTGCCCATGCAGTTGTTGGCGCTTGGCTGCCTGCTGATTCTGGCCATGGTCGGGACGGACGATGCCGCCTTGGGGATACTGCTTTTGGGCTTGGCCTCCCTGGCCAGTGCGACACAGGATATCGCCACTGATGGTTTGACCGCCGAGCATTTCAGCAGCGACGATCTTGCCCGGGCTAACGCAATACAGGTGGGCGGCACCATGGTGGGGTTTTTCCTGGGCGGACCTGGATGCCTCACGCTGGGAGCCTATGTGGGCTCGCGTGGTGCGGTGCTTGGTCTGGCCGGCCTGGTGGGCTTCAGCCTGTTGATGGTCAGCCTCTGGCGTGAGCCGCCCGTCAAGCTCGCACGGCAGGATCGTGCCTGCCTGCGTGGTTTTCTGAGGCGCCCGGGTGCATGGCCGCTGGTGTGGGCGGCCGGCTTGTCCGCCATGGCCGTGGCCGCGCCCTATGGGCTGGCCAAGCTCATGCTGGTCGATGCCGGTTGGGCGCCCGAGGCGATCGGGCGCCTGGGTCTGGCCGGCGGAGCAGTCACGTTGTTGCTGGGTTGTGGCGGGGGCGCATGGCTGGCTGAGCGTATAGGGCCGCGCAACGCGTTAGGCCTGGGATTGTTGGCCAGCGCGGCGGCTGCCACCGCGTGGATCGCCCTGGCAGCCGGCGAGCCGGGGCCTCTGGGAGCCTTCCTGGCGCAAGCCTTGGCTTCTTTCGGTGCCGGCGCCGCGTCGGTCGGGTTGATGACGCTGGCCATGCGCTTTGCGCAAGACGGCCGGCAGGCCGGCACGGATATGACGGCAGTGCAAAGCGCACGTGATCTGGGCGAAGTCATGGCGTCTGCCGGCATGACCGCCTTGGCCGCACAGTTGGGCTATTCGGTGAGCTTTGGGGTCAGCCTGGGCGGGGCCCTGTTGGTACTCATTCTTCTGCTGCTGACGTTCACCCCGGGGCGGGCCAAGCCCGTGGCATAG
- a CDS encoding major Facilitator Superfamily protein, which yields MSNRSRTVWLVVGLLLVAANLRAPVTAVAPVLSILQEQFRLSAAQAGLLTTLPLLAFGLVSPFAGAIARAHGLERTVLVALLAIAAGVLLRSAGAISALYAGTLLAGMGIALGNVLLPSIIKRDFPGRVALVTSACALTMGGAAAIASASAVPLTGVGGWPLALALLGLSFWPAWAPCGPSAWAQARGQV from the coding sequence ATGTCGAATCGATCCCGCACGGTGTGGCTGGTTGTCGGCCTGTTGCTGGTGGCCGCCAATCTGCGCGCGCCCGTCACGGCCGTGGCGCCGGTCCTGTCCATTCTGCAGGAGCAGTTCCGGCTGTCGGCAGCCCAGGCTGGCCTGCTGACCACCTTGCCCTTGTTGGCGTTCGGGCTGGTGTCGCCGTTTGCCGGCGCGATTGCTCGCGCCCATGGCCTGGAGCGCACGGTGCTGGTCGCGCTGTTGGCGATCGCCGCCGGCGTCCTGCTGCGATCTGCCGGCGCCATCTCGGCCCTTTATGCCGGCACGCTGCTCGCGGGGATGGGCATCGCGTTAGGCAATGTCCTGCTGCCCAGCATCATCAAACGCGACTTTCCAGGGCGAGTCGCGCTGGTGACGTCCGCCTGCGCGCTGACCATGGGGGGCGCAGCGGCAATCGCCTCGGCCAGCGCAGTGCCGCTGACCGGTGTTGGCGGCTGGCCGCTGGCGCTGGCTCTGCTCGGACTGTCGTTCTGGCCTGCGTGGGCGCCCTGTGGGCCTTCTGCCTGGGCGCAGGCTCGGGGGCAGGTTTGA
- the fptA gene encoding fe(3+)-pyochelin receptor, with product MSNSKEKPGLRQAAACLASAMALPVAAQDVVLMQAVSVNAPSAQTVSLGKQSLTLQEIPQSVSVIGQDQMREQNLQTLDEVMQHATGITVQPYQLLTTAYYAHGFKVDSFEQDGVPVLMGNTAASPQDMAVYERVEILRGANGLMHGSGNLAATVNLVRKRAQREFAFNGSLQAGSWDHYRAEADIGGPLNDAGNVRGRMVAAYEDRGYFFDVADQQSTLFYGVGEIDLGAATVLTAGVQYQHIRSTTNMAGVPRYSDGGDIGLSRSTFLDVDWDRFNWDTTRWFADVEHQFASGWRGKVSLNYLRSDSHLKYAGAYGAIDRKTGLGSRLMGGAYKFDNSQTSVDAYLSGPLTLFGREHEVVLGGNVQRVTTEQYTAAFSPALNVPVNVFDWDPHSVAEPATGTYRSPGETRVKQQGVYAMGRFSLADPLTLVLGGRMSWWNQSAPTAGQRIDPEFTPYGGLVFDLDSRWSVYASYAEVFQPQSELTLDGQPLDPIRGSSYEAGVKGDLDGLNLSVALFQIDQKNRAQQDPQWPCVGNACYYIAGGKVRSRGLELEASGRIQPNWTVTAGYTYNTSKYLEDAVSAGQPFARFTPKHILRLWTQYTPAVWEGRLSVGGGLRMQSNFSTVSAGTTLRQGGYTLVDARLGWRVNKHLTASVNLNNLFDRRYYQSLSSTSWNNRYGEPRNVMLTLRAEY from the coding sequence GTGTCAAACAGCAAGGAAAAGCCCGGCTTGCGGCAAGCCGCAGCCTGCCTGGCAAGTGCCATGGCGCTACCCGTGGCGGCGCAGGATGTGGTGCTGATGCAGGCGGTGAGCGTGAATGCGCCGAGCGCCCAGACGGTTTCGCTGGGCAAGCAGTCGCTTACGTTGCAGGAAATCCCCCAATCGGTATCGGTGATCGGGCAGGATCAGATGCGCGAGCAGAACTTGCAGACCTTGGACGAGGTCATGCAGCACGCCACCGGCATCACGGTGCAGCCGTATCAATTGCTCACCACAGCCTATTACGCGCACGGTTTCAAAGTGGACTCCTTCGAGCAAGACGGTGTACCCGTATTGATGGGCAATACCGCGGCCTCGCCGCAAGATATGGCTGTCTATGAGCGGGTGGAAATTCTGCGTGGCGCCAATGGCCTGATGCACGGCTCGGGGAATCTGGCAGCGACGGTCAACCTGGTGCGCAAGCGTGCGCAGCGCGAGTTTGCCTTCAATGGCAGTCTGCAGGCCGGAAGCTGGGATCATTACCGTGCCGAGGCCGATATCGGCGGGCCCTTGAACGACGCGGGCAACGTCCGCGGGCGGATGGTGGCCGCCTATGAAGACCGCGGTTATTTCTTTGATGTGGCGGACCAGCAGTCGACGCTCTTTTATGGCGTGGGCGAGATCGACCTGGGTGCGGCGACGGTGTTGACGGCGGGGGTGCAGTACCAGCACATTCGTTCGACGACGAATATGGCCGGTGTGCCACGATACAGCGACGGCGGCGATATCGGCTTGTCGCGGTCGACCTTTCTGGACGTCGACTGGGATCGCTTCAACTGGGATACCACTCGCTGGTTTGCCGACGTGGAACATCAGTTTGCGTCGGGATGGCGTGGCAAAGTCAGTCTCAATTACCTGAGGTCAGACAGCCATCTGAAGTACGCGGGGGCTTATGGCGCCATCGACCGCAAGACTGGGCTGGGATCGCGCCTGATGGGCGGGGCGTACAAATTCGACAACAGCCAGACTAGCGTTGATGCCTACTTGTCCGGACCCTTGACCCTCTTCGGGCGAGAGCATGAGGTGGTGTTGGGCGGCAATGTGCAGCGTGTCACGACCGAACAATACACCGCCGCGTTCTCGCCGGCGCTGAATGTGCCTGTCAACGTGTTCGACTGGGACCCGCACAGTGTCGCCGAGCCGGCGACCGGGACGTACCGGTCGCCTGGCGAGACGCGAGTCAAACAACAGGGGGTGTATGCGATGGGGCGGTTCTCGCTTGCGGACCCGCTCACGCTGGTATTGGGCGGGCGCATGAGTTGGTGGAACCAATCCGCGCCTACTGCGGGGCAGCGCATTGACCCGGAATTCACCCCTTATGGCGGCTTGGTGTTCGACCTCGATAGCCGATGGTCTGTTTATGCGAGCTATGCCGAGGTATTTCAGCCGCAAAGCGAGCTCACTCTCGACGGCCAGCCATTGGATCCTATCCGAGGCAGCAGTTACGAAGCCGGTGTCAAGGGCGATCTGGACGGCCTGAATCTGTCCGTGGCGCTGTTTCAGATCGACCAGAAAAATCGTGCTCAGCAGGACCCGCAATGGCCTTGCGTGGGCAACGCCTGCTATTACATTGCGGGTGGCAAAGTGCGCAGCCGCGGCCTGGAGTTGGAAGCCTCCGGCCGCATCCAGCCCAATTGGACCGTGACGGCGGGTTACACCTACAACACCAGCAAGTATCTGGAGGATGCGGTCTCGGCTGGGCAGCCCTTCGCTCGCTTCACGCCCAAACACATTTTGCGCCTGTGGACGCAGTACACGCCCGCGGTTTGGGAGGGGCGTTTGTCGGTGGGCGGTGGCCTGCGCATGCAATCGAATTTTTCCACCGTATCGGCGGGCACGACCCTGAGGCAGGGCGGGTACACGCTGGTGGACGCTCGCTTGGGCTGGCGCGTGAACAAGCATCTGACGGCCTCTGTCAACCTGAACAACCTCTTTGACCGGCGCTACTACCAGAGCTTGTCCAGCACAAGTTGGAACAACCGTTATGGCGAGCCTCGCAATGTCATGCTGACACTGCGTGCCGAGTATTGA